One Turneriella parva DSM 21527 genomic region harbors:
- the msrA gene encoding peptide-methionine (S)-S-oxide reductase MsrA gives MFAAITCGKKAEAGVRGSDGFSLPRPYVQSDKSLRVAVFAGGCFWCMEPPFEKLAGVKAVISGYAGGSEKNPTYDEVSYGRSSHVESVLVLYDPKVVSYEKLLAVFWQNINPEQDDGQFYDRGPQYMTYIFYANEAERQLAEKSKADLLATKKFSRIATRLAPATAFWPAEDYHQDYYKKNPDHYQRYRVGSGRDAYLRNKWQP, from the coding sequence ATGTTTGCAGCAATCACCTGCGGTAAAAAGGCAGAGGCAGGCGTTCGCGGCAGCGACGGCTTTTCGCTGCCGCGCCCTTACGTGCAGAGCGACAAGTCGCTGCGCGTTGCGGTGTTCGCCGGCGGCTGCTTCTGGTGCATGGAGCCGCCATTCGAAAAGTTAGCGGGCGTGAAGGCAGTCATCTCGGGTTATGCCGGCGGTTCAGAGAAAAATCCGACTTATGACGAAGTTTCTTACGGGCGAAGTTCGCATGTCGAATCGGTACTTGTGCTCTACGACCCCAAAGTTGTGAGCTATGAAAAGCTACTCGCCGTTTTTTGGCAAAACATCAACCCCGAACAAGACGACGGCCAGTTCTACGACAGGGGGCCGCAGTATATGACATATATTTTTTACGCGAATGAGGCCGAGCGCCAGCTCGCAGAAAAATCCAAGGCGGATTTATTAGCGACCAAAAAGTTTTCGCGCATCGCGACCCGGCTCGCCCCAGCGACTGCCTTCTGGCCCGCCGAAGACTACCATCAGGATTATTACAAGAAGAACCCAGACCACTACCAACGCTATCGCGTTGGTTCGGGCAGGGATGCATATTTAAGGAACAAGTGGCAGCCGTAG